Proteins encoded in a region of the Enterococcus gilvus ATCC BAA-350 genome:
- a CDS encoding D-2-hydroxyacid dehydrogenase, translated as MKIVVLDGYALNPGDLDWQGFEAFGEVTVYDRTSFTDKQEIIDRIGEAEAILTNKTPIDEEILSAVAKLKYIGVVATGYNVVDVAAARKRNIPVTNIPSYGTDAVAQFTFALLLEIANQVGVHNASVQQGEWQRSTDFTYQKTPLMELRGKTIGLIGYGEIAQATATIAHAFNMKVIYWNHRPKKAQEDWAKQVSIEELYQQADIISLHVPQTSETEKMINQKTIARMKEGVILLNTARGGLLDEAAVADALNRGQIFAAGVDVVSKEPMTKDNPLMSAKNCIITPHIAWRPLETRERLMEIAVDNFAAYLAGKEKNVVNKERA; from the coding sequence ATGAAAATCGTAGTGTTAGATGGCTATGCCTTAAACCCAGGGGATTTGGATTGGCAAGGCTTTGAGGCGTTTGGTGAAGTGACGGTCTATGATCGGACTTCTTTTACGGATAAACAGGAAATCATTGATCGAATCGGTGAAGCAGAAGCCATTCTTACGAATAAGACGCCAATTGACGAAGAAATTTTGTCTGCTGTTGCGAAACTAAAATATATCGGTGTAGTGGCGACAGGATATAACGTAGTCGATGTTGCTGCTGCCAGAAAACGGAACATTCCTGTGACCAATATCCCTTCCTATGGAACGGACGCCGTGGCACAGTTTACGTTTGCATTATTATTGGAGATCGCTAATCAAGTTGGTGTGCACAATGCTTCTGTTCAACAAGGAGAATGGCAGCGGAGTACAGATTTTACGTATCAAAAAACACCGTTAATGGAATTAAGAGGGAAAACGATTGGTTTGATAGGGTATGGGGAGATTGCTCAGGCCACTGCAACAATTGCGCATGCGTTTAATATGAAGGTTATTTACTGGAACCATCGTCCCAAAAAGGCTCAAGAGGATTGGGCGAAGCAAGTATCTATTGAAGAACTTTATCAGCAAGCCGATATCATCAGTTTGCATGTTCCTCAAACCTCAGAAACAGAAAAAATGATCAATCAAAAAACGATTGCCAGGATGAAAGAGGGCGTCATTTTATTAAATACGGCGCGTGGGGGTCTGTTAGATGAAGCTGCTGTTGCAGACGCATTAAATAGAGGTCAAATTTTTGCGGCAGGTGTGGATGTCGTCTCAAAAGAACCAATGACAAAGGACAATCCGTTAATGTCTGCTAAAAATTGTATCATCACCCCCCATATCGCATGGCGTCCATTAGAAACAAGAGAGCGTTTGATGGAAATAGCCGTGGACAACTTTGCTGCTTATTTAGCAGGGAAAGAAAAAAATGTCGTAAATAAAGAAAGAGCCTGA
- the aspS gene encoding aspartate--tRNA ligase: protein MARRTVYCGRVSEEYLDQKVTLKGWVQKRRDLGGLIFIDLRDREGIVQVVFNPEESKTAWEVADQCRSEFVVEITGTVIRRDAGAVNKKMSTGDFEVKGEEITILNSAKTPPFSIEDDQNISDEVRLKYRYMDLRRPKMTQNLMMRHRLTQSVRRFLDNNDFLDIETPYLAKSTPEGARDYLVPSRVHPGHFYALPQSPQILKQLLMTAGFDRYYQIVRCFRDEDLRGDRQPEFTQIDIETSFLTAEEIQEYTEAMIAQVMKDVRGVEVTLPFPRITWDEAMERYGSDKPDTRFDMELIDVTDIASATDFKVFRMASDNGGVVKALNAKGAADKYSRKELDRLGQFVGQFGAKGLAWIKVDENGELTGPIAKFMGGVSEDLKKATNAEAGDVLMFAADQFLTAVTALGAVRSKVGKELGLIDEDRFDYLWVVDWPQFEFDQELGRYVSAHHPFTMPMEKDIANLKDHPEKVYAQAYDIVLNGYELGGGSLRINTRELQEQVFETLGFTRESANEQFGFLLESLDYGFPPIGGIALGLDRFAMLLAGEDNIREVIAFPKNGKAADPMSDAPSTVSPLQLYELSIDVTKIEE from the coding sequence ATGGCTAGACGTACTGTCTATTGCGGGCGCGTGTCCGAAGAGTATTTGGATCAAAAAGTGACATTAAAAGGGTGGGTACAAAAACGTCGAGATTTAGGCGGACTGATCTTTATCGATCTGCGAGATCGTGAAGGAATCGTTCAAGTGGTCTTTAATCCTGAAGAATCGAAAACAGCATGGGAGGTTGCGGATCAATGCCGCAGCGAATTCGTTGTTGAAATTACCGGAACGGTGATCCGACGGGATGCAGGTGCGGTAAACAAAAAAATGAGCACGGGCGACTTTGAAGTGAAGGGTGAAGAAATCACTATTTTAAATAGTGCGAAAACACCGCCATTTTCAATTGAAGATGACCAAAATATCAGTGACGAAGTCCGTTTGAAATATCGTTATATGGATTTACGTCGTCCGAAGATGACACAAAACTTGATGATGCGTCACCGTTTGACACAATCGGTTCGTCGTTTCTTAGATAACAATGATTTCTTAGATATTGAAACACCTTATTTAGCTAAATCAACGCCAGAAGGTGCTCGGGACTATTTGGTTCCTTCACGTGTTCACCCAGGACATTTCTATGCGTTGCCGCAATCACCGCAAATTTTAAAACAATTATTGATGACTGCTGGATTTGACCGTTACTATCAAATCGTTCGCTGCTTCCGTGATGAAGATCTACGTGGCGACCGTCAGCCAGAATTTACACAAATCGATATTGAAACGAGCTTTTTAACGGCTGAAGAAATTCAAGAATACACCGAAGCAATGATTGCACAAGTCATGAAGGATGTACGTGGAGTTGAAGTGACGTTGCCATTCCCACGGATCACTTGGGATGAAGCGATGGAACGCTATGGCTCAGATAAACCAGATACGCGTTTCGATATGGAATTGATCGATGTGACAGATATTGCCTCTGCCACTGATTTCAAAGTGTTCCGCATGGCTTCTGATAATGGCGGCGTGGTTAAAGCGTTGAACGCAAAAGGTGCTGCCGATAAATATTCTCGAAAAGAATTGGATCGCCTAGGTCAGTTCGTTGGTCAATTTGGTGCGAAGGGATTGGCATGGATCAAAGTAGACGAGAACGGTGAATTAACTGGACCGATCGCGAAATTCATGGGCGGTGTCAGTGAAGACTTGAAGAAAGCGACAAATGCTGAAGCTGGCGACGTATTGATGTTCGCTGCCGACCAATTCTTAACTGCTGTAACTGCTCTAGGTGCTGTTCGTTCAAAAGTTGGTAAGGAACTTGGTTTGATCGATGAAGACCGTTTCGATTATTTATGGGTCGTTGATTGGCCGCAATTTGAATTTGATCAAGAATTGGGTCGGTATGTGTCTGCCCATCACCCATTTACGATGCCAATGGAAAAGGATATTGCGAACTTAAAAGATCATCCTGAAAAAGTATACGCACAGGCCTACGACATTGTCTTGAACGGGTACGAATTGGGCGGTGGTTCATTGCGTATCAATACACGTGAATTACAGGAGCAAGTCTTTGAGACTTTAGGCTTCACTCGCGAAAGTGCCAATGAACAATTCGGCTTCTTATTGGAATCACTAGATTATGGGTTCCCTCCAATCGGCGGGATCGCCCTTGGTTTGGACCGCTTTGCTATGTTGTTGGCTGGCGAAGACAATATTCGTGAAGTCATTGCCTTTCCTAAGAATGGTAAAGCAGCAGACCCAATGTCAGATGCACCAAGTACCGTATCTCCATTACAACTTTATGAGTTGAGTATCGATGTGACTAAAATAGAAGAGTAA
- a CDS encoding GIY-YIG nuclease family protein, which translates to MATDQFFYVLLCKDHSFYGGYTTDLSRRLTEHNNGTGAKYTHPQSRRPVKMIHAERFDTRSEATKAEAAFKKLPRKQKDKYLIDNQTKNVL; encoded by the coding sequence ATGGCAACTGATCAATTTTTCTACGTATTACTTTGCAAAGACCATAGTTTTTATGGCGGGTACACCACTGATTTATCACGCCGCTTAACCGAGCACAATAATGGGACCGGGGCAAAATACACCCACCCTCAAAGTCGGCGTCCTGTGAAGATGATTCACGCCGAACGTTTTGATACACGGAGCGAGGCCACAAAAGCGGAAGCAGCGTTCAAAAAATTACCACGTAAACAAAAAGATAAATACCTAATAGACAATCAAACAAAAAATGTTCTATGA
- a CDS encoding aldo/keto reductase, with the protein MTDVRIGKSQVYASALGLGTNAVGGHNLYPNLTDDIGKEVVRTAIHNGITLLDTAFSYGRGRSEELIGEVLQEPEFDRSRVIIATKAAHDMQQDGKFNNSPEFLRHAVEAALERLQTDYIDIFYIHFPDETTPKNEAVAALHKLKEEGKIRAIGVSNFSLEQLKEANKDGYVDIVEERFSLIHREHEKELFPYLNEHTISFVSYYPLDSGLLTGKYSEETAFEDSDLRSKNPDFKGERFKEIIKKVDQLKPIAKNYDATVTQLVLAWYMKHPHIDVVIPGAKRPEQVEANAMAVDIHLSVDDFEKIDQLFR; encoded by the coding sequence ATGACAGATGTGCGAATTGGAAAATCACAAGTTTATGCAAGTGCCTTAGGATTAGGGACGAATGCCGTTGGAGGCCACAACCTTTATCCAAACCTGACCGACGATATTGGAAAAGAAGTCGTTCGGACCGCTATCCATAACGGAATCACACTATTGGACACGGCTTTCTCATACGGACGCGGGCGTTCAGAAGAACTAATTGGCGAAGTGCTACAGGAACCGGAATTCGATCGTTCACGTGTCATTATCGCTACAAAAGCTGCCCACGATATGCAGCAAGATGGGAAATTTAATAATTCACCAGAATTTTTACGTCATGCTGTCGAAGCGGCATTAGAACGATTGCAAACAGATTATATCGATATTTTTTACATCCATTTTCCTGACGAAACTACTCCAAAAAACGAGGCAGTCGCAGCTTTGCATAAATTGAAAGAAGAAGGAAAAATTCGCGCGATCGGTGTCTCCAATTTTTCTTTGGAACAGTTAAAAGAAGCGAATAAAGATGGCTATGTGGATATTGTCGAAGAACGTTTCAGCCTGATTCATCGAGAACACGAAAAAGAGCTTTTCCCATACTTGAACGAGCATACGATCAGCTTTGTCTCTTATTATCCGCTAGATTCAGGTTTGTTGACTGGAAAATACAGCGAGGAAACAGCCTTCGAGGACAGCGATCTTCGTAGTAAAAATCCTGACTTTAAAGGAGAACGCTTTAAAGAGATCATCAAAAAAGTAGATCAATTGAAACCCATTGCCAAAAATTATGACGCGACGGTTACCCAATTAGTATTGGCTTGGTATATGAAGCACCCGCATATTGACGTGGTCATTCCAGGAGCAAAACGACCAGAACAAGTCGAGGCAAACGCAATGGCAGTGGATATTCACCTTTCTGTCGATGATTTTGAAAAAATTGATCAGTTATTCCGTTAA
- a CDS encoding aldo/keto reductase, translated as MTDVRIGKSRVYASDLGLGTNAVGGHNLFPNLNDETGKKVIRTAINNGITLLDTAYAYGYGRSEELIGEVLQEPEFDRSRIIIATKAAHDPENNYAFNNSPQFLKQSVEDALKRLQTEYIDIFYIHFPDEATPKNEAIAALHELKEEGKIRAIGVSNFSLEQLKEANQEGYVDVVEEQFNLIHREHEKDLFPYLKENRISFVPYFPLASGLLTGKYKKEDRFDASDRRSQRPDFTGERFEKIVGKVDQLKPIAKNYDATVAQLILAWYMKHPQISVIIPGAKQPEQVEANAKSVDIRLTTEDFDTIDHLFK; from the coding sequence ATGACGGATGTACGAATCGGAAAATCACGTGTTTATGCCAGTGATCTGGGATTGGGCACAAATGCAGTTGGTGGACACAATCTTTTCCCTAACTTAAATGATGAAACTGGAAAAAAAGTCATACGGACAGCCATCAATAATGGAATCACGTTGCTGGATACAGCTTATGCCTATGGCTATGGTCGTTCTGAGGAATTGATTGGCGAGGTTTTACAAGAGCCAGAGTTTGATCGTTCTCGTATCATCATAGCGACTAAGGCCGCTCACGATCCTGAAAATAACTATGCCTTTAATAATTCTCCACAATTTCTTAAACAATCCGTAGAGGACGCGTTAAAAAGGCTACAAACAGAATATATCGATATTTTTTACATTCATTTTCCAGATGAAGCCACACCTAAAAACGAGGCTATCGCCGCGCTACACGAACTGAAGGAAGAAGGAAAAATCCGTGCAATCGGTGTTTCAAATTTTTCACTAGAACAACTTAAAGAGGCCAATCAGGAAGGCTATGTCGATGTTGTCGAAGAGCAGTTCAATTTGATTCATCGTGAACATGAAAAAGACCTCTTCCCTTACCTGAAGGAAAATAGGATCAGCTTTGTTCCATATTTTCCTCTCGCTTCTGGTTTACTTACTGGAAAATATAAGAAAGAAGATCGCTTTGACGCGTCAGATCGACGGAGCCAGAGGCCCGATTTCACCGGTGAGCGTTTTGAAAAAATCGTCGGCAAAGTGGATCAGTTAAAGCCCATTGCCAAAAATTATGATGCCACTGTAGCACAATTAATTCTGGCGTGGTACATGAAGCATCCACAAATTAGTGTCATTATTCCCGGCGCAAAACAACCTGAACAAGTTGAAGCGAATGCAAAATCCGTGGACATTCGATTAACAACTGAAGATTTTGACACGATTGATCACTTATTTAAATAA
- the proS gene encoding proline--tRNA ligase yields the protein MTNLQKEDFSKWYLQTIQKADLMDYSPVRGCIIFKPDGWELWEHIQEDFNKYLKTQDIRNVYFPMLIPKHFLEKEEEHVEGFAPELPWLTKVGDEELEEPYALRPTSETLIGDAFSNWINSYRDLPYEINQWANVFRWEKKTMPFLRTSEFLWQEGHTAHETEESARERTMGVLEAYATLIEDTLAIPVYRGQKTPSERFAGAVDTYSVEAMMRDGKAVQAGTSHYLGQNFAEAFDIKFLNRNNEHDHVYTTSWGISTRLIGSLIMVHGDEQGLVLPPKVAPTQVILIPVGPWQKKPEILDRLKELKASLVEKGLRVRIDTTDNTPGYKFNEWELKGAPLRIEFGPRDLENNQAVIKMRDLADKESVSLDGIEEHIVAQLDVMQKRLFESAQKRYTANEHTDIDTLDDLKAHIEKSKEAGETPGFVLIGWDGTEETEAKIKEETGFTTRNIPFNPPVEKTVDIVNGKPAKHTVWIARAY from the coding sequence ATGACAAACTTACAAAAAGAAGATTTTTCAAAATGGTATTTACAAACAATCCAAAAGGCAGACTTGATGGATTATTCACCCGTTCGCGGCTGTATTATCTTTAAACCAGATGGCTGGGAATTATGGGAGCATATTCAAGAGGACTTTAACAAATACCTAAAAACACAAGATATTCGCAATGTCTATTTCCCAATGCTGATCCCTAAACATTTCTTGGAAAAAGAAGAAGAGCACGTAGAAGGATTTGCGCCAGAATTACCTTGGTTGACGAAAGTTGGCGATGAAGAGCTGGAAGAACCTTATGCCTTACGTCCGACATCTGAAACACTGATCGGTGATGCATTTTCTAACTGGATCAACTCTTACCGTGATCTTCCTTACGAAATCAATCAGTGGGCGAACGTTTTCCGTTGGGAGAAAAAGACGATGCCTTTCTTGCGTACTTCAGAATTCTTATGGCAAGAAGGACATACGGCACATGAAACAGAAGAAAGCGCACGCGAACGGACAATGGGCGTTTTAGAAGCATATGCTACGTTGATCGAAGATACATTGGCAATTCCTGTGTATCGTGGACAAAAAACACCTTCTGAACGTTTTGCAGGTGCAGTAGATACTTATTCAGTAGAGGCAATGATGCGTGACGGAAAAGCCGTCCAAGCAGGAACGTCTCATTACCTTGGACAAAATTTTGCGGAAGCTTTCGATATTAAATTCTTGAATCGTAACAACGAACATGACCATGTGTATACGACTTCTTGGGGAATCTCAACACGTCTGATCGGCTCATTGATTATGGTTCATGGGGATGAACAAGGATTAGTATTGCCACCGAAAGTTGCACCAACACAAGTGATTTTGATCCCTGTTGGCCCTTGGCAAAAGAAACCTGAAATTCTTGATCGTCTGAAAGAATTAAAAGCATCCTTAGTTGAGAAAGGGTTACGTGTTCGAATTGATACTACGGACAATACACCTGGATATAAATTTAATGAATGGGAACTTAAAGGGGCACCATTACGTATTGAATTTGGCCCGCGTGATCTTGAAAACAATCAAGCCGTTATCAAAATGCGTGATTTAGCGGACAAGGAATCTGTCTCTTTAGACGGCATCGAAGAACACATTGTTGCCCAATTGGATGTAATGCAAAAACGTTTATTCGAAAGCGCACAAAAACGTTATACAGCGAATGAACATACAGATATTGATACGTTAGATGATTTGAAAGCACATATCGAAAAATCGAAAGAAGCTGGGGAAACACCAGGATTCGTTTTAATCGGTTGGGATGGTACGGAAGAAACGGAAGCTAAGATCAAAGAAGAAACAGGCTTCACTACACGGAATATTCCATTTAACCCACCTGTTGAAAAAACAGTCGATATCGTGAATGGAAAGCCTGCGAAGCATACCGTTTGGATCGCACGCGCTTATTAA
- the hisS gene encoding histidine--tRNA ligase, which yields MSYQRPKGTNDILPGESEKWQFVEETARLVFNDYQYQEIRTPIFEHYEVIARSVGDTTDIVSKEMYDFHDKGDRHVTLRPEGTAPIVRAYVENKLFGPEFKKPYKVYYTGPMFRYERPQKGRLRQFHQIGVEAFGSENPSLDVEVMAMAMDFFKQLGINQLRLVINTLGDQETRTNYRQALIAYLEAHEEELSEDSRRRLHENPLRVLDSKDRKDQPIVADAPSILDYLSEYAKEYFEGVTKTLEYLNISYEIDHRMVRGLDYYNHTIFEIMSDAPGMGAQTTICGGGRYDGLVEELGGPETPGIGFAMGIERILLTLEQEEVMIPSAASLDAYVVGLGDVTNLEALKVVQAIRGFGFSADRDFMGRKAKAQFKTADKEGAKLVLTLGEDELAKGVINVKDSATREEKAFPLADLYDDFAAIYDEMTMPKID from the coding sequence ATGAGTTATCAGCGACCAAAAGGGACCAATGATATTTTACCGGGAGAAAGTGAAAAGTGGCAATTTGTCGAGGAGACTGCCCGCTTAGTATTCAACGATTATCAGTACCAAGAGATTCGTACGCCGATTTTTGAACACTACGAAGTAATTGCCCGCAGTGTGGGGGATACTACGGATATCGTTTCTAAGGAAATGTACGACTTTCATGATAAGGGTGATCGGCATGTAACTCTTCGTCCTGAAGGAACAGCTCCTATCGTACGTGCGTACGTTGAAAACAAGTTGTTTGGACCAGAATTCAAGAAACCATACAAGGTTTATTATACTGGACCGATGTTCCGCTATGAACGGCCGCAAAAAGGACGATTGCGTCAATTTCATCAAATTGGTGTCGAAGCGTTTGGCAGTGAAAATCCAAGTCTTGACGTAGAAGTAATGGCAATGGCGATGGATTTCTTTAAGCAACTAGGCATCAACCAGCTGCGATTAGTAATCAATACTCTAGGAGATCAAGAAACACGGACCAATTATCGTCAAGCTTTAATCGCCTATCTTGAAGCGCATGAAGAAGAGCTAAGTGAAGATTCACGTCGTCGCTTGCATGAAAATCCGTTGCGGGTTTTAGATAGTAAAGACCGTAAAGACCAGCCGATCGTTGCGGATGCTCCAAGTATTTTGGATTATTTAAGCGAGTATGCGAAAGAATACTTTGAAGGTGTCACAAAAACCTTGGAGTATTTGAACATTTCATATGAAATCGATCACCGAATGGTTCGAGGCTTGGATTATTATAACCATACGATTTTTGAAATTATGAGTGACGCACCAGGGATGGGAGCGCAAACGACGATTTGTGGCGGTGGTCGTTATGATGGCCTCGTTGAGGAGCTTGGTGGGCCAGAGACACCTGGAATTGGGTTTGCGATGGGAATCGAACGCATTTTATTGACTCTAGAACAAGAAGAAGTGATGATTCCAAGTGCGGCAAGTCTCGACGCTTATGTCGTGGGTCTTGGAGATGTGACAAACTTAGAAGCCCTGAAAGTGGTTCAAGCGATTCGCGGATTTGGTTTTTCAGCCGATCGTGATTTCATGGGTCGCAAAGCGAAAGCGCAATTTAAGACTGCTGATAAAGAAGGGGCAAAACTTGTTTTAACCTTAGGGGAAGATGAATTAGCTAAAGGCGTGATCAATGTAAAAGATTCAGCCACTCGTGAGGAAAAGGCCTTTCCATTAGCTGATTTGTACGACGACTTTGCAGCGATCTATGACGAAATGACGATGCCGAAAATTGATTAA
- a CDS encoding acyltransferase family protein produces the protein MGKRLEHSRYITGFDGIRSLAVIGVILYHLMPAQMRGGYLGVPVFFVVSGYLITDLLIQEWKQTGKVDIKQFYYRRMKRLYPALVTMLIGASAYITLFQRNLLNNLRGNVISSLFYINNWWQINHGMSYFDRFSGESPFTHIWSLAVETQNYIFWPIIFVLLMKFVKNKGKVFLGIVGAAIFSAILMAILYVPGQDPTRVYYGTDTRLFSILLGGALAFIWPSTRLKARIPSQAKRILNGIGFGSLLLLILAFLFLRDDLSFVYYGGMFLVSLLSVLLVAITAHPGASWNRWLTNPVFTWIGKRSYGIYLYQFPVMIFYEAKVNVANHTFLHTIMEVILILFVTELSYRYVEKPLRTFNYRKTFVSLKRSFGAPIKSRRKIGFVFSSLIALIAVVGMIIAPTNRVDANQEALQKQIEQNKQAANKTEGSSEQQDSSGTDQTQGSTSSSEIPTSLADKYSLSQREVTKAKNLKVTAFGDSVLLAGSKGLTEIFPKMVVDGEVGRQLKDSPPLLQALKDKGELHDTILLSLGTNGAFNSDDFAQIMNVLGEKHRVFVINTHVPTRRWQNDVNANLEAAAKTYKNVHLIDWYDFSNNHPDWFYDDQVHPNETGSIHYCHLITKELLKGE, from the coding sequence ATGGGAAAAAGACTAGAGCATAGCCGTTATATTACTGGTTTCGATGGCATCCGTTCCTTAGCAGTAATTGGCGTAATTTTATATCATTTGATGCCCGCTCAAATGCGTGGCGGATACTTAGGAGTTCCTGTTTTTTTTGTAGTTTCAGGATACTTGATTACCGATTTATTAATTCAAGAATGGAAACAAACCGGGAAAGTCGATATCAAGCAATTTTACTATCGACGAATGAAACGGTTGTATCCGGCATTGGTAACTATGTTGATCGGGGCTTCGGCCTACATCACCTTGTTTCAACGTAATTTGCTGAATAATTTACGGGGAAATGTCATCAGCAGTTTATTTTATATAAATAATTGGTGGCAGATCAATCATGGAATGTCTTACTTTGATCGCTTTTCAGGAGAATCACCATTCACCCATATCTGGTCCTTGGCGGTTGAAACACAAAATTATATATTTTGGCCGATCATTTTTGTCCTATTGATGAAGTTTGTAAAAAATAAAGGGAAAGTATTTCTTGGTATTGTTGGAGCAGCGATCTTTTCAGCGATTTTGATGGCTATTCTATACGTACCTGGACAAGACCCTACACGTGTTTATTACGGGACAGACACACGTTTGTTCTCCATTTTATTAGGTGGAGCTTTGGCGTTCATTTGGCCTAGTACACGGCTGAAGGCGAGAATCCCTTCACAAGCGAAACGAATATTAAATGGGATCGGATTTGGCTCTTTACTACTATTGATCCTAGCGTTCTTATTCTTAAGAGATGATTTGTCTTTTGTATATTACGGCGGAATGTTTCTCGTTAGTTTACTAAGCGTTTTGCTAGTTGCTATTACAGCTCATCCTGGCGCAAGTTGGAACCGATGGCTGACAAATCCAGTCTTTACTTGGATTGGGAAGCGCAGCTACGGCATTTATTTGTACCAATTTCCAGTGATGATTTTTTATGAAGCGAAAGTAAATGTAGCCAATCATACATTTTTGCACACGATTATGGAAGTCATCCTGATTCTTTTCGTTACAGAGCTTTCGTATCGCTATGTAGAAAAACCGTTGCGTACCTTTAATTATCGCAAGACGTTTGTTTCATTAAAACGCTCGTTTGGGGCACCAATCAAGAGTCGTAGAAAAATCGGTTTTGTCTTTTCTAGTTTGATTGCTTTGATTGCAGTTGTTGGTATGATTATCGCGCCGACAAACAGAGTAGATGCGAACCAAGAGGCACTGCAAAAGCAAATTGAACAGAATAAACAGGCAGCTAATAAAACAGAAGGTTCTTCTGAGCAACAGGACTCAAGTGGAACCGATCAGACACAAGGGTCTACCAGCAGTTCTGAAATCCCTACAAGCTTGGCAGACAAATATAGTCTTAGTCAACGTGAAGTAACGAAGGCGAAGAATCTAAAGGTCACGGCTTTTGGGGATTCCGTCCTATTGGCCGGCTCAAAAGGACTTACAGAGATATTTCCTAAAATGGTGGTTGACGGTGAAGTTGGCCGACAGTTGAAAGATAGCCCGCCATTGTTGCAGGCCTTGAAGGATAAAGGCGAACTGCATGACACGATTTTATTGAGTTTAGGGACAAATGGTGCGTTTAACAGCGATGATTTTGCTCAAATAATGAACGTACTAGGTGAAAAACATCGAGTCTTTGTTATCAATACACATGTTCCGACACGACGTTGGCAAAATGATGTAAATGCAAACTTAGAGGCTGCGGCTAAAACGTATAAAAATGTTCACTTGATTGATTGGTATGATTTTAGTAATAATCATCCAGACTGGTTTTATGACGATCAAGTCCATCCGAATGAAACAGGTTCGATCCATTATTGTCATTTGATTACAAAAGAATTGTTAAAAGGCGAGTAA
- a CDS encoding YitT family protein, whose protein sequence is MKKKIEEWPHHDYATRLSVAVVYAFLAAIAVNFFYQPGHIYSSGATGFAQILTTLSHRVVGFTVPVSVTLFLINVPLFFLAWFKIGHKFTIFTFITVFLTSFFIHIIPETTLTTDPIICAIFGGAIMGVGIGFALKNGLSSGGLDILSITIRKRTGTSVGSISIIFNVMIMLMAGILFSWQYMFYSALAIFMSGKLTDALYTKQRKMQVMIVTKCPERVINGIQDQMRRGITIINEAEGAYKHDKQTVLFTVVTRFELPLLEAIMRESDPAAFVSISENVRIMGRFYEETMD, encoded by the coding sequence ATGAAAAAGAAGATAGAGGAGTGGCCTCACCACGATTACGCCACCCGCTTATCTGTCGCAGTAGTTTATGCTTTTTTAGCGGCGATAGCCGTAAACTTTTTTTACCAACCAGGACACATCTATTCAAGTGGAGCAACTGGTTTTGCTCAAATATTGACAACTTTATCGCATCGTGTAGTTGGCTTCACCGTACCAGTATCTGTCACATTATTTTTGATCAACGTGCCGTTGTTTTTCTTGGCTTGGTTTAAAATCGGTCACAAATTTACGATATTTACGTTTATAACCGTTTTTTTAACCTCGTTTTTCATTCACATTATTCCAGAAACGACCCTAACAACAGACCCAATCATCTGTGCGATTTTTGGGGGAGCAATTATGGGTGTGGGAATCGGTTTTGCTTTAAAAAACGGATTGTCTTCTGGCGGATTGGATATTTTGAGTATCACCATCCGCAAAAGAACGGGAACTTCTGTCGGTTCGATTTCTATTATTTTCAATGTAATGATCATGCTGATGGCTGGAATTTTGTTTAGCTGGCAATACATGTTTTATTCTGCTTTAGCAATCTTTATGAGCGGGAAACTAACAGATGCCCTTTATACGAAGCAGCGGAAAATGCAAGTCATGATCGTCACAAAATGTCCAGAACGAGTGATCAATGGTATTCAAGATCAAATGCGTCGCGGAATTACAATAATCAATGAAGCTGAAGGTGCTTATAAGCATGACAAGCAGACCGTCTTATTTACGGTCGTGACTCGTTTTGAATTGCCCTTATTAGAAGCAATCATGCGCGAGAGTGACCCAGCTGCGTTCGTAAGTATCTCAGAGAACGTTCGAATCATGGGGCGTTTTTACGAGGAGACAATGGATTAA